From Microcystis aeruginosa NIES-2549, a single genomic window includes:
- a CDS encoding type I restriction endonuclease — protein sequence MEIDKLKEIAQKVETSRSQIQNEQATKTAFIMPFLQAWGYDVFNPMEVHPEYSADLTGLKGEKVDYAICLDNQPIILMECKSCHQNLEHPKHSSQLHRYFNATGANFGVLTNGIIYRFYTDTVKDNIMDDKPFFEFNILDFDESSVNELKRFSKSSTSTSDFNSGKIKEAARNLLYTKEVKKVIAQQLNDPSPDFVKFFVSHVYSGVRTASVVEKFTEIIKRSLKEYINDIIKEKFEEVFRKEPEPNPADAAADTPPEETGGDGINTTLEELEGFYIIKSILREEINTARIQFKDTRSYFGINLDGKVTKTVCRLRFNERTGKKSISIPDNVETGKEATTNINSLDEIYGVAEFLKSRIRYLTKDT from the coding sequence ATGGAAATCGATAAACTCAAAGAAATTGCTCAAAAAGTTGAAACCTCTCGTTCTCAAATCCAAAACGAACAGGCAACCAAAACAGCTTTTATTATGCCTTTTTTGCAAGCATGGGGTTACGATGTATTCAATCCGATGGAAGTTCACCCCGAATATAGTGCCGATTTAACTGGATTAAAAGGGGAAAAAGTAGATTATGCTATTTGTTTGGACAATCAACCGATTATTTTGATGGAATGTAAAAGCTGTCATCAAAATCTTGAGCATCCTAAACATAGTTCCCAACTGCATCGATATTTTAATGCAACTGGAGCTAACTTTGGAGTTTTAACTAATGGGATTATCTATCGTTTTTATACGGATACTGTCAAGGATAATATCATGGACGATAAGCCATTTTTTGAGTTTAACATCCTCGACTTTGACGAATCTTCTGTTAACGAATTAAAACGATTTTCTAAATCTAGCACTAGCACATCTGACTTCAATTCTGGCAAAATAAAAGAGGCTGCTCGCAATTTATTGTACACCAAAGAAGTTAAAAAAGTGATTGCCCAGCAATTAAATGATCCTTCCCCCGACTTTGTTAAGTTTTTTGTTAGTCATGTGTATTCTGGAGTGAGAACTGCATCGGTTGTCGAAAAATTCACAGAAATTATTAAGCGTTCTCTCAAAGAGTATATCAATGATATCATCAAAGAAAAATTTGAGGAAGTTTTTAGAAAAGAACCCGAACCAAATCCTGCTGATGCAGCAGCAGATACTCCACCAGAAGAAACAGGGGGAGATGGAATTAATACGACCCTCGAAGAATTGGAAGGATTTTACATTATTAAATCAATTCTACGCGAAGAAATCAATACCGCACGCATTCAATTCAAAGACACTAGAAGTTATTTTGGTATCAACTTAGATGGAAAAGTAACCAAAACAGTCTGTCGTCTGCGCTTCAATGAAAGAACTGGCAAGAAATCAATCAGTATTCCCGATAACGTCGAAACTGGTAAAGAAGCAACCACGAATATAAACAGTCTTGATGAAATTTATGGAGTCGCTGAATTTCTGAAATCTCGTATCCGCTATCTGACTAAAGATACTTAG
- a CDS encoding phosphoglucomutase/phosphomannomutase family protein — MTTVNPIKFGTDGWRGIIAADFTFDRVALLAPLAARVLADNYGQITGSRTIIVGYDRRFMAEDFAQTAAESLQKAGFDVLLSQSYAPTPAFSWAARSENALGAIVLTASHNPAKYLGLKVKGYFGGSVSPEITQQIEALLSNPPQFNAAAGKLSTFEPWSGYCQGLRQKVNIAAIAEAIESGQLKVYSDVMHGAAATGLERLLGVGITELRGNRDPLFGGGSPEPLPRNLTEIIDKLAHSANLAPLRVGLVFDGDSDRVAAIDGRGNFLSTQNLIPILIEHLAGKKGMRGEIVKTVSGSDLIPKLASLYGLSVFETPIGYKYIADRMLTTPVLIGGEESGGVGYGSHIPERDALLSALYVLEAVVESGQDLSDLYAQLQDKTGFYSQYDRIDLPLANMEARHQLITALDQEPLREIAGKQVTDCNPIDGYKFRLEDGSWLLIRFSGTEPVLRLYCESSTLDRVHEILAWAKSWATYI, encoded by the coding sequence ATGACCACCGTGAACCCGATTAAATTTGGAACCGATGGCTGGCGCGGGATTATCGCCGCCGATTTTACTTTCGATCGAGTCGCTCTCCTCGCTCCCTTGGCGGCTCGGGTTTTAGCGGATAATTATGGTCAGATCACGGGTTCGCGGACGATTATCGTCGGCTATGATCGGCGGTTTATGGCGGAGGATTTTGCTCAAACTGCGGCGGAATCGCTGCAAAAAGCTGGTTTTGATGTGCTTCTCTCCCAATCCTACGCTCCCACTCCCGCTTTTAGTTGGGCAGCTCGATCAGAAAATGCTCTCGGTGCGATCGTGTTAACCGCCAGTCATAACCCGGCTAAATATCTCGGTTTGAAAGTTAAAGGTTATTTTGGTGGTTCTGTCTCGCCAGAAATTACCCAACAAATTGAAGCTTTATTGTCTAATCCGCCGCAGTTTAACGCAGCTGCGGGTAAATTAAGCACTTTTGAGCCATGGTCAGGTTATTGTCAGGGTTTACGCCAAAAAGTTAATATTGCCGCTATTGCCGAGGCGATCGAATCGGGACAACTAAAAGTTTATTCCGATGTTATGCACGGTGCGGCGGCTACCGGTTTAGAGCGTCTTTTGGGGGTGGGGATCACGGAATTACGCGGCAATCGCGATCCTTTGTTCGGTGGCGGCTCTCCGGAACCTTTACCGAGAAATTTGACGGAAATTATCGATAAGCTGGCTCACAGCGCAAATTTAGCCCCTTTGCGAGTAGGTTTGGTCTTCGATGGGGATAGCGATCGAGTGGCGGCGATCGATGGTCGGGGGAATTTTTTAAGCACCCAAAATCTCATCCCGATTTTAATCGAGCATTTAGCCGGCAAAAAGGGAATGAGAGGGGAAATTGTGAAAACGGTGAGCGGTTCCGATTTAATCCCCAAATTAGCCAGTTTATACGGTTTATCGGTCTTTGAAACCCCGATCGGTTATAAGTATATCGCCGATCGAATGTTGACCACTCCTGTGTTAATTGGTGGGGAAGAGTCGGGAGGTGTCGGTTATGGTAGTCACATTCCCGAACGGGATGCCTTATTATCAGCTTTATACGTTTTGGAAGCAGTGGTAGAATCGGGCCAAGATCTAAGCGATCTTTACGCGCAATTACAGGATAAAACTGGTTTTTATTCTCAGTATGATCGTATTGATTTACCCCTAGCTAATATGGAAGCTCGCCATCAGTTAATTACTGCTTTGGATCAGGAACCCTTAAGGGAAATTGCCGGTAAACAAGTGACTGATTGTAATCCTATAGACGGTTATAAATTCCGTTTAGAAGATGGCAGTTGGTTGTTAATTCGCTTTAGTGGCACAGAACCGGTTTTGCGTCTCTACTGTGAATCTTCAACCCTCGATCGAGTTCATGAAATTCTCGCCTGGGCAAAATCTTGGGCTACCTATATCTAA
- a CDS encoding photosystem II manganese-stabilizing polypeptide, with product MRFRALLVAFLALCLGVLTACSDAPSAVLNRNELTYDEILNTGLANKCPQISEFTRGTLPLEPGESYVVTDLCLEPQEYFVKGEPVNKREAATFIPGKLLTRDTTSLEQMTASLTVGEDGVLTLKEEDGIDFQPITVQLPGGERVPLFFTIKGFTGKTEAGFSSINSSTDFVGDFKVPSYRGAGFLDPKGRGVVTGYDNAVALPASADSQDFQRANVKATELGKGTMSLQVTKVDASTGEFAGVFESEQPSDTDLGAKDAEEVKIRGIFYGRLEARA from the coding sequence ATGAGATTTCGTGCCTTGTTAGTTGCCTTTTTAGCCTTGTGCTTAGGGGTGTTGACAGCTTGTAGTGACGCGCCTAGTGCCGTCCTGAATAGAAACGAGCTAACCTATGATGAAATTTTAAACACGGGATTAGCTAACAAATGTCCCCAGATTTCCGAGTTCACCCGGGGTACTCTCCCCTTAGAACCCGGCGAAAGTTATGTGGTGACAGATTTATGCTTGGAACCCCAAGAATATTTTGTCAAGGGTGAACCCGTTAATAAGCGGGAAGCAGCCACCTTTATACCGGGTAAACTCCTAACCAGAGATACCACCAGTTTAGAACAGATGACAGCGAGTTTAACCGTAGGTGAAGACGGTGTTTTAACCCTCAAGGAAGAAGACGGTATCGATTTCCAACCCATTACCGTACAATTACCCGGAGGTGAAAGAGTTCCCTTGTTCTTTACCATTAAAGGTTTCACCGGCAAAACCGAAGCCGGATTTAGCTCGATTAACAGTTCCACCGATTTTGTAGGCGACTTTAAAGTTCCCTCCTATCGTGGCGCTGGTTTCTTGGATCCCAAAGGTCGGGGTGTGGTGACGGGTTATGATAATGCTGTCGCTTTACCCGCTAGTGCTGATAGTCAAGATTTCCAGCGTGCTAACGTCAAAGCGACGGAACTGGGTAAAGGTACTATGTCTTTACAGGTAACTAAAGTTGACGCTTCTACTGGCGAATTTGCTGGTGTTTTTGAAAGTGAACAGCCTTCTGATACAGATTTAGGCGCAAAAGATGCTGAAGAAGTGAAAATTCGCGGCATTTTCTACGGTCGTCTCGAAGCTCGTGCCTAA
- the tnpA gene encoding IS200/IS605 family transposase, translating to MSTDYNHRFCSVYKLTAPVVFVIKYRRKAINNEILVRLKEIFVSTLTKWESTLLDFNGESDHVHRIIDYKPDIALSKLIANLKTVSSRLIRKEFPDLAAKYFYNKPYFWTGAYFVASCGDITIEQLKKYVENQNSPKVETLPR from the coding sequence ATTTCAACTGATTACAATCATAGATTTTGTTCTGTTTATAAACTTACCGCTCCTGTCGTATTCGTGATCAAATACCGACGAAAAGCTATTAATAATGAAATCTTAGTCCGACTGAAAGAAATCTTTGTGTCAACGCTGACAAAATGGGAAAGCACTTTACTTGATTTCAACGGTGAATCGGATCACGTTCACCGGATTATCGATTACAAACCTGACATCGCTTTATCCAAATTAATCGCTAACCTTAAAACAGTTAGTAGTCGCTTAATTAGAAAAGAATTTCCGGATTTGGCTGCAAAGTATTTCTACAATAAACCTTATTTTTGGACGGGAGCTTATTTCGTGGCCAGTTGTGGCGACATTACCATCGAACAACTAAAAAAATACGTCGAGAACCAAAACTCCCCGAAAGTGGAAACGCTACCGCGTTAG
- a CDS encoding RNA-guided endonuclease InsQ/TnpB family protein, whose amino-acid sequence MITLTYQYKLKVNRQQEREIIHILDVCKSVYNYALSERKDWLNSRKCLADHCSLVSEYIIPADQPYPNYFVQAKNLTEAKKIYPILKTVNAQVLQQVLKTLDKAFNQMKSKSFGFPRFKKKMRSFVFPALSKNFLGDEYLNFPQLGKIRIRKSREYPSGFEPKQARIIQKASGFYVSVSFQSTELVPDMTVGKTCLGIDAGIESFVATSRGDLIKDPRFLLKVQSKLKLLQGRLKRKTKGSSNWLKLQEKIARLHEKVSNTRRDWHFKLSHYLCDLADNIFVEDINFVSWSRGIVRKQSLDSAIGSFINEILPFVIWKRGKYYLKVDKNGTSQDCPNCGAFTGKKSLSERVHRCDSCGNIEPRDTASAKVIENRGKNAVGLTVLENARGGDLTGIDRLNQVDLVKSLRTENPPLHRASG is encoded by the coding sequence ATGATAACGCTTACCTACCAGTACAAACTAAAGGTAAACAGACAACAGGAACGGGAGATAATCCACATTCTTGATGTTTGCAAAAGCGTTTATAATTACGCTCTTTCAGAACGGAAAGATTGGTTAAACTCTCGAAAGTGTCTTGCGGATCACTGTTCGCTAGTTTCCGAGTACATAATTCCTGCGGATCAACCCTATCCTAATTACTTCGTTCAAGCTAAAAATCTAACGGAAGCTAAAAAAATCTATCCGATATTAAAGACGGTTAACGCTCAAGTTTTACAGCAAGTATTAAAAACTTTAGATAAGGCGTTTAACCAGATGAAGTCGAAAAGTTTTGGCTTTCCTAGATTTAAGAAAAAGATGCGGAGTTTTGTTTTTCCTGCGCTGTCAAAAAACTTCTTAGGTGACGAATACTTAAATTTTCCACAATTGGGAAAAATTCGGATTAGGAAATCTAGGGAGTACCCGTCTGGGTTTGAGCCTAAACAAGCTCGAATTATCCAAAAAGCGTCGGGATTTTACGTTTCGGTTTCTTTCCAATCTACGGAATTAGTTCCCGATATGACAGTAGGGAAGACCTGTTTAGGAATTGACGCGGGAATTGAAAGTTTTGTTGCTACTTCACGGGGAGATTTAATCAAAGACCCTCGATTTTTGTTGAAAGTACAGAGTAAGCTTAAATTGCTACAAGGACGCTTGAAACGGAAAACTAAAGGCTCTAGCAATTGGTTAAAACTTCAGGAGAAGATAGCAAGATTACATGAAAAAGTGTCTAATACTCGTAGAGATTGGCACTTTAAACTAAGTCATTACCTTTGCGATCTCGCTGATAATATCTTCGTTGAAGATATTAACTTCGTTTCTTGGTCTAGAGGGATCGTTAGAAAACAATCTCTAGATTCGGCTATCGGTAGTTTTATTAACGAGATACTACCGTTTGTTATTTGGAAACGGGGAAAATATTATCTTAAAGTCGATAAAAACGGAACTTCCCAGGATTGTCCGAATTGTGGCGCGTTCACTGGTAAAAAGTCGTTATCGGAAAGAGTTCACCGGTGTGATTCTTGCGGTAACATCGAACCAAGAGATACGGCATCAGCAAAGGTAATCGAGAACCGAGGAAAAAACGCGGTCGGACTGACCGTGTTAGAAAACGCTCGCGGAGGCGATTTGACGGGGATCGACCGGTTAAACCAAGTCGATCTAGTTAAAAGCCTAAGAACCGAGAATCCCCCGCTACACCGCGCGAGCGGTTAG
- a CDS encoding amino acid ABC transporter ATP-binding protein, producing the protein MESHNSEPIIIAEAVEKWYDNRFHALRGVNLTVNKQEVVVIMGPSGSGKSTFIRTFNGLESYQKGRIIIDGITVSHNLKNIEAIRQEVGMVFQQFNLFPHLTVLDNVTLGPMWVRGWKKAQAEEIARKLLEKVGILEQALKYPPQLSGGQQQRVAIVRALAMQPKVMLFDEPTSALDPEMVREVLETMQSLAKSGMTMVCVTHEVGFAREVADRVVFMDQGLILEIAPPAEFFNNPQSDRTQQFLAKIL; encoded by the coding sequence ATGGAATCTCACAACAGTGAACCGATTATAATTGCCGAAGCTGTGGAAAAATGGTACGATAACCGCTTTCATGCTTTGCGGGGAGTCAATCTCACCGTTAATAAACAGGAAGTTGTGGTGATTATGGGGCCGTCTGGTTCAGGAAAATCCACCTTTATCCGCACTTTTAACGGGTTGGAATCCTATCAAAAAGGCCGCATTATTATTGACGGAATAACTGTCTCCCACAACCTGAAAAATATCGAGGCAATCCGTCAGGAAGTCGGCATGGTTTTTCAACAATTTAACCTCTTTCCCCATCTGACGGTATTAGATAATGTCACCCTCGGTCCGATGTGGGTGCGCGGTTGGAAAAAAGCGCAAGCGGAGGAAATAGCGAGAAAACTCCTCGAAAAAGTTGGTATTCTCGAACAAGCGCTTAAATATCCCCCTCAGTTATCGGGAGGACAACAGCAGCGGGTGGCAATCGTTCGCGCTTTGGCCATGCAGCCGAAGGTGATGTTATTCGATGAACCCACCTCAGCTTTAGACCCAGAAATGGTGCGAGAAGTCTTGGAAACGATGCAAAGTTTAGCCAAATCGGGGATGACCATGGTTTGTGTCACCCACGAGGTAGGATTCGCGCGAGAAGTGGCCGATCGAGTGGTATTTATGGATCAGGGTTTAATTTTGGAAATTGCCCCCCCAGCAGAATTTTTTAATAATCCTCAATCCGATCGAACTCAGCAATTTTTAGCAAAAATTCTTTGA
- a CDS encoding DUF29 domain-containing protein, producing the protein MLALEQLYEREYDRWLSETIELLKNRQFDRVDYEHLIEELAAWGRREKTTVKSLSLSIIIQLLLYQFWTTERERNSNHWAAEIITFRVQLEDKLTSDLSKFIELELDNIYENARLIAEKKTGLKNLPIICPYSLTQILEKQWFPDTDNQ; encoded by the coding sequence ATGCTTGCTTTAGAACAGCTTTATGAACGGGAGTATGATCGCTGGTTAAGTGAGACGATCGAGTTATTAAAAAATCGTCAGTTCGATCGGGTAGATTACGAACATTTAATCGAGGAGTTGGCAGCTTGGGGACGAAGGGAAAAAACTACTGTTAAAAGTTTAAGTTTATCGATAATAATCCAGCTGTTACTCTATCAATTTTGGACAACAGAAAGAGAAAGAAATAGTAATCATTGGGCGGCAGAGATTATCACTTTTCGAGTACAATTAGAAGATAAGCTCACAAGCGATTTAAGCAAATTTATAGAACTAGAGTTAGACAATATCTATGAAAACGCCCGCTTAATTGCCGAAAAAAAGACAGGATTAAAAAATTTACCGATAATTTGCCCCTATTCTCTGACACAAATTCTTGAGAAACAGTGGTTTCCCGATACAGACAATCAATAA
- a CDS encoding PEP-CTERM sorting domain-containing protein, with product MNILNIAKLATFGLGVTLVPLALTINNSAQAAVFTFNGGDNALSSITKTVDGITLTISNNQPRGSFFADGDGVAVLGGPSSPGQVTTSFNLTFSSAVQLTSYNIGFIEGLEGDESFTLSNGSSSSVETSPFSTGSRNFNNQFTVAAGQTVSFSVIFGTGDINDLIQWSELKVTPASNPTTTPEPSTILGLLAVGSLGALSRKLQG from the coding sequence ATGAATATCTTGAATATTGCCAAATTGGCCACCTTTGGACTCGGTGTAACTCTTGTCCCTCTCGCCTTGACCATCAATAACTCTGCTCAGGCTGCCGTTTTTACCTTTAATGGAGGTGATAACGCTTTATCCTCTATCACTAAAACAGTTGATGGCATTACCTTGACCATATCCAATAACCAGCCACGAGGTTCTTTTTTTGCGGATGGTGATGGTGTTGCTGTATTAGGTGGTCCTAGTTCTCCCGGACAGGTAACTACCAGCTTTAACCTGACCTTTTCTAGTGCAGTTCAACTCACCTCTTATAATATTGGTTTTATTGAAGGTCTAGAAGGTGATGAAAGCTTTACCCTAAGCAATGGAAGTTCAAGTTCGGTAGAAACCTCGCCTTTTTCAACCGGATCAAGAAATTTTAATAATCAATTTACCGTTGCTGCGGGACAAACTGTTTCCTTTTCCGTAATTTTTGGCACGGGTGATATTAATGATCTTATTCAATGGTCTGAACTCAAAGTGACTCCAGCTAGTAATCCGACTACCACTCCCGAACCTAGTACCATTTTAGGACTGTTAGCGGTGGGTTCATTGGGTGCATTATCGCGTAAACTCCAGGGGTAA
- a CDS encoding DUF3011 domain-containing protein — MFRQILLSSLGLLLIYPLGSEPAAARTMRINCESQSGRTTRCPVNARWAQVRLTRTRSAAPCEGNWDFQNGNIVVINGCRGEFEVRMDDHHGNVGGGWEGNVYEEFRLPNIGRFVVDRRSYYDSGRIREFDAIVNGSRERWWANCRGGELGSGSRRIRSSREIDRVVDFVCEDRG; from the coding sequence ATGTTTCGCCAAATTTTATTATCTAGTCTCGGTTTGTTGCTAATTTATCCCCTAGGGAGCGAGCCAGCAGCGGCCAGAACCATGAGAATTAATTGTGAAAGTCAAAGCGGTCGCACTACTCGCTGTCCCGTCAATGCTCGATGGGCCCAGGTGAGATTAACCCGCACTCGCTCCGCTGCTCCCTGTGAGGGTAATTGGGATTTCCAAAACGGCAATATTGTGGTCATAAATGGTTGTCGGGGCGAGTTTGAGGTACGCATGGACGACCATCACGGTAATGTTGGTGGCGGTTGGGAAGGTAATGTTTATGAAGAATTTCGCCTCCCCAATATCGGTCGTTTTGTCGTCGATCGCCGCAGTTATTATGATAGTGGCAGAATTAGAGAATTTGACGCGATTGTCAATGGCAGTCGCGAGCGTTGGTGGGCCAATTGTCGTGGCGGCGAACTCGGCAGCGGTAGTCGTCGCATCCGCTCATCCCGGGAAATCGATCGAGTAGTGGACTTTGTTTGTGAGGATCGGGGTTAG
- a CDS encoding methyltransferase: MSLPELPLHLQLTQMVSGYWLSQAIYAAAKLSLAEHLSKGAKSCQELASLTETNPAALYRLMRALASVGIFQETESQQFILTPLAEHLSSDHPRSVKATAIMLGEAPHYQAWGNVLHSIKTGQPSFDDVFGMGVFEYFQTHPLDAEIFEQSMNSFSLSEEKAILAVYDFSEFQTLVDVGGGYGEMLGTILEQYPQLKGILFDEEYVISHCQPTLEKHGIVDRCQTVGGSFFESVPSGGDGYLLKHIIHDWDDRRAIAILKNCCQVLDSNGKVLVLEMVVPAGNNPSAAKMLDLNMLVMCPGGKERTAEEFEELLSQAGLKLNRIIPTQEDICIIECVKK, translated from the coding sequence ATGTCCTTACCTGAACTCCCTCTTCATCTTCAATTAACCCAAATGGTTTCGGGTTACTGGCTATCTCAGGCCATCTATGCTGCGGCTAAATTAAGTCTAGCCGAGCATTTGAGCAAAGGAGCGAAATCTTGTCAAGAGTTGGCCTCCCTAACGGAGACTAATCCTGCTGCTTTATATCGACTGATGAGAGCGTTAGCTAGTGTGGGAATTTTTCAAGAAACTGAATCTCAACAGTTTATACTAACTCCCTTAGCTGAACATTTATCTAGTGACCATCCCCGGTCAGTGAAAGCGACAGCGATTATGTTAGGAGAAGCCCCCCATTATCAAGCCTGGGGAAATGTGTTACATAGTATTAAAACGGGACAACCATCCTTTGATGATGTCTTTGGGATGGGGGTCTTTGAATATTTTCAAACTCATCCGCTAGATGCAGAGATTTTTGAACAGTCGATGAATAGTTTTTCTTTGTCGGAGGAGAAAGCTATTTTAGCTGTGTATGATTTCTCGGAATTTCAAACCCTAGTAGATGTGGGTGGTGGGTACGGTGAGATGTTGGGGACAATCTTAGAGCAATATCCCCAACTAAAAGGGATTCTTTTTGATGAAGAATATGTAATTTCCCATTGTCAACCCACTTTAGAAAAACACGGTATTGTTGATCGTTGTCAAACCGTTGGAGGTAGTTTTTTTGAATCCGTACCGTCGGGAGGAGATGGCTATTTATTAAAACATATTATTCATGATTGGGATGATCGACGGGCGATTGCTATTTTGAAAAACTGTTGTCAAGTTTTAGATAGTAACGGTAAAGTTTTGGTCTTGGAAATGGTTGTTCCTGCGGGTAATAATCCTTCGGCCGCTAAAATGTTAGACTTGAATATGTTAGTTATGTGTCCAGGAGGTAAAGAAAGAACCGCAGAAGAATTTGAGGAATTGTTGAGCCAAGCAGGTTTAAAATTAAATCGAATTATTCCAACTCAAGAAGATATTTGTATTATTGAATGCGTTAAAAAATAA
- a CDS encoding lysozyme inhibitor LprI family protein, producing the protein MGKFLLTVLSIASLFTVGMATRSIAGPTSGARDRQLAQRPNCNNPQTQSEMNICASIAYQNADRKLNQVYQQLLPKLSAAHKQKLISAQQAWIKFRDSSCEFERSAFEGGSMAPMVYGFCLADVTEQRTKDLQRYLEDSDR; encoded by the coding sequence ATGGGTAAGTTTTTACTAACAGTGTTAAGCATCGCAAGTTTGTTCACCGTCGGGATGGCTACCCGTAGCATTGCTGGTCCAACATCTGGAGCGAGGGACCGGCAACTAGCTCAACGCCCTAACTGTAACAATCCGCAGACTCAAAGCGAAATGAACATTTGTGCCAGCATAGCTTATCAAAATGCCGATCGCAAGTTAAACCAAGTTTATCAACAACTGCTGCCAAAACTGTCAGCTGCTCACAAACAAAAATTAATTAGCGCCCAACAAGCTTGGATTAAGTTTAGAGACAGCAGTTGCGAATTTGAAAGAAGTGCCTTTGAAGGAGGATCTATGGCTCCGATGGTTTACGGTTTTTGTTTGGCAGATGTCACCGAGCAGCGTACCAAAGATTTGCAGAGATATTTAGAAGATAGTGATCGCTAA
- the psbD gene encoding photosystem II D2 protein (photosystem q(a) protein) — translation MTIAVGRAPERGLFDALDDWLKRDRFVFIGWSGLLLFPCAFMALGGWLTGTTFVTSWYTHGLASSYLEGGNFLTVAVSTPADAFGHSILFLWGPEAQGNFTRWCQIGGLWPFVALHGAFGLIGFMLRQFEIARLVGIRPYNALAFSGPIAVFVSVFLMYPLGQSSWFFAPSFGVAGIFRFILFFQGFHNWTLNPFHMMGVAGILGGALLCAIHGATVENTLFEDGEGSNTFRAFEPTQAEETYSMVTANRFWSQIFGIAFSNKRWLHFFMLFVPVTGLWMSAVGVVGLALNLRAYDFVSQELRAAEDPEFETFYTKNILLNEGLRAWMAPQDQPHENFIFPEEVLPRGNAL, via the coding sequence ATGACCATTGCTGTCGGACGCGCCCCAGAAAGAGGGCTGTTTGATGCTCTCGATGACTGGCTCAAAAGAGACCGTTTCGTCTTCATCGGTTGGTCTGGTTTACTACTCTTCCCCTGCGCCTTCATGGCCCTAGGTGGATGGTTAACCGGCACCACCTTCGTCACCTCCTGGTACACCCACGGGTTAGCCAGTTCCTACCTGGAAGGCGGCAACTTCCTGACTGTAGCCGTCTCCACCCCCGCCGATGCCTTCGGTCACTCCATCCTCTTTCTCTGGGGACCGGAAGCCCAAGGTAACTTCACCCGTTGGTGTCAAATCGGCGGTTTATGGCCCTTTGTCGCCCTGCACGGTGCTTTCGGCTTGATTGGCTTCATGCTACGTCAGTTTGAAATCGCCCGTTTAGTCGGCATTCGTCCCTACAACGCCCTCGCCTTCTCTGGCCCGATTGCGGTGTTCGTCAGTGTCTTCCTGATGTACCCCCTCGGTCAGTCTAGCTGGTTCTTTGCCCCTAGCTTCGGCGTGGCTGGTATCTTCCGTTTTATTCTCTTCTTCCAAGGCTTCCACAACTGGACCCTGAACCCCTTCCACATGATGGGTGTAGCCGGTATCCTCGGTGGTGCGCTTCTCTGTGCTATTCACGGAGCGACGGTAGAAAATACCCTGTTTGAAGACGGTGAAGGTTCCAACACTTTCCGGGCTTTTGAACCCACCCAAGCGGAAGAAACCTACTCCATGGTCACTGCGAACCGTTTCTGGTCGCAAATCTTCGGCATCGCTTTCTCCAACAAACGTTGGTTACACTTCTTCATGCTCTTTGTCCCCGTGACTGGTTTATGGATGAGTGCTGTGGGTGTAGTGGGATTAGCGCTTAATCTACGGGCCTATGACTTCGTTTCTCAGGAATTGAGAGCGGCGGAAGACCCGGAATTTGAAACCTTCTACACTAAAAATATTCTGCTTAACGAAGGTCTGAGAGCTTGGATGGCTCCCCAAGACCAACCCCACGAAAACTTTATCTTCCCTGAAGAAGTATTACCTCGCGGTAACGCTCTCTAA
- a CDS encoding winged helix-turn-helix domain-containing protein, with product MRHGYRLISRRTIIQHVWPMGESVEEDTVKVHLRALRQKLKAAGASENFIETVHGVGYRLCKID from the coding sequence CTGCGCCACGGTTATCGCTTAATCAGTCGCCGCACCATTATCCAGCACGTTTGGCCGATGGGGGAATCCGTGGAGGAAGATACGGTCAAGGTTCACCTGCGCGCACTACGACAAAAGCTAAAAGCGGCAGGAGCGTCCGAAAATTTTATCGAAACCGTCCACGGTGTCGGCTATCGTCTCTGTAAAATCGACTAA